CGTTTTGCCGCCGATGGTGAGGCCATGCTTGAGTACGACCAGGGTCTCTTGTCGCGTCAGCGTCGAACCCTCGATGCTGTTCGAGTGGTACGTCCACTCGACATCGAGGTATTCGCGCAGCCGCGCCGCTTCGCCCGCGCTCAGGGGGCGGCGCTCGGCGAGCAGGGCGCGCTTGGCATCGATTTGGGCCAGCAAGACCGAAAGTTCACCGCTCATCAGGCAGTCATGACCGGGGAAGCAGGTTGTTCAGCAAAGTCGCGCCGCTGCGCCCAACCAGGACAGCAACCAGGCCCTTGACCACATCGACGACGATGAATGGGGCTACGCCAAGCTGGAAGGCCCGCACCGCGGAGACATCAAGCGTCAGCGCCAGCCATGTCGCCCCCACCAGGTAGATGACGGCGACGCCCGCCAGCCCGGCTGCAAGGCTGCGCCCGCGCGTTGCTCTGTTCTCGGCCAGCCAGCCCACGATGGCCGCCGCCATCGGGAAGCTGACGAGGTAGCCGGCAGTGGGGCCAACGAAGGCCGTGGGGCCGCCGATCCAGCCGGCGGCCAGCGGCGCGCCCAAAGCAATCAGGCCCAGATAGGTGAGCTGGCTGAGGAAGCCATCCATAGGGCCGAGCAGCAACCCGGCCAGGATGACGGCCAGCACTTGCAGGGTGATCGGCACCGGCGTGAACGGCAGCGGGATGCGCACCTGCGCCGCCAGCCCGGTGAACAGGGCAAAGCCGATGATCAGGGCAGCACGAACAGTCCAACGAGACGAAGCGAGGGTTTGGGTTGACATGGGTGAAGTCTGCTTTGAGTAGATAAGGAAACAGGTAGACAAGGAAACAAGTGGACAAGTAGACAAGTGGATATTTGTCCTTGTCTACTTGTCTACCCATCTACTTGTCTACTTTTTCAACGATACCAACGAAATTCTGCAGAATCCTCAACCCCACCTGCTGGCTTTTCTCCGGGTGGCATTGGATGCCCCAGATGCGGCCATGCTGGATGATGGCGGGGTAGGGCCGTCCGTAGTCGGTCGTGGCCAGCACATCAGCGGGGTCGGCGGCGGCGCAGTAGTAGGAGTGAACAAAGTAGGCATAGGCGCCATCGGCGATGCCAGCGAGCAGGGGGTCGGGGCGGCTGGGATGGAGTTGGTTCCAGCCGATCTGCGGCACGCGCAGGTCGCCGTCGAATCGCTGCACCCGGCCCGGCAGCAGACCCAACCCGCGCCACTCCCCCATCTCCTCGCTCAGCTCGAACAGCATCTGCATGCCCACGCAGATGCCCAATAGCGGGATGCCTTCGGCCACGACCTCGCGCACAACAGATGCCAGCTGCGCGGCCTGCAAGTTCGTCATGCAGGCGCCAAAGGCGCCCACGCCCGGCAGGATGACGCCATCGGCAGCCAGGATGGCGCGCGGTTCGGCCGTCAGCATCACCGTTTGGCTGCTGCCGGCGTCGGATAGGGCGCGTTCCACGGCTTTTTGCACACTGCGCACATTGCCGATGTTGTAGTCGAGGATGGTGATCATAGTAGGGATTGGGGATTGGAGATTGGAGATTGGAGTCTGCCCCAATCTCCAATCTCCAATCTCTCACCTCAAGCTTTACACTGTCAGCGTACCCTTGGTAGAGGGCACACCCAGGCGGCGGGGGTCCTGGCGGGTGGCGGCGTCGAGGGCGCGGGCGAAGGCTTTGTAAAGCGCCTCGCATTGGTGGTGGTCGTTGCGGCCGTAGAGCACGCGGGCGTGCAGGTTCATGGCGGCATGGATGGCTACGGATTCGAAGAAGTGGCCGATGAGGTCGGCGCCGAGGCCGCCGATGCGCGGGGTGTGCCATTCGGCCTGGAACACGCAGTACGGCCGGCCCGACAAGTCCACGGCCACAAAGGCCAGCGCCTCGTCCATGGGCACGTAGCTGTGGGCCGTGCGCACGATGCCCGACCGATCCCCCAAGCCCTGGCTGATGGCCTTGCCCAGGCAGATGCCCACATCCTCGACCGTGTGGTGTTCGTCTACATGCAGGTCGCCTTTGGCCTCGACCGTGAGATCGAACAGGCCGTGCGCGGCAAACAGCGTCAGCATGTGGTCGAAGAAGCCGATGCCGGTGTCGATCTGCGCCCGGCCGCTGCCGTGCAGGTCGAGCGAGAGAGTGATATCGGTCTCGCGGGTGGCGCGGGTGATGGTGACGGGAGGTATGCTCACGATGATTCCTCATCGATTGGGAAGTGCAAACGGTGGAGAATCCGATGGAGGGCGGGCGCCAGAAAGATGCCCATCGCCAACAGGAAGACGATGCCCGAAAACAGGGCGTAGAACGAAGCGAATATTTTGCCGGCTTCGGTTTTCAGCTCGTTCACCGGCCCCATGCCGCCGAGGATCATCGAGGCGTTGAGCAAAGAGTCGGTCCAATTTAGGCCCTCGGTGACATGGTAGCCCACGATGCCGATCAGGAGCGAGACGAACAGCACGGCCATTGCCAGCGCGGCA
The Caldilineales bacterium genome window above contains:
- a CDS encoding biotin transporter BioY → MSTQTLASSRWTVRAALIIGFALFTGLAAQVRIPLPFTPVPITLQVLAVILAGLLLGPMDGFLSQLTYLGLIALGAPLAAGWIGGPTAFVGPTAGYLVSFPMAAAIVGWLAENRATRGRSLAAGLAGVAVIYLVGATWLALTLDVSAVRAFQLGVAPFIVVDVVKGLVAVLVGRSGATLLNNLLPRS
- the hisH gene encoding imidazole glycerol phosphate synthase subunit HisH encodes the protein MITILDYNIGNVRSVQKAVERALSDAGSSQTVMLTAEPRAILAADGVILPGVGAFGACMTNLQAAQLASVVREVVAEGIPLLGICVGMQMLFELSEEMGEWRGLGLLPGRVQRFDGDLRVPQIGWNQLHPSRPDPLLAGIADGAYAYFVHSYYCAAADPADVLATTDYGRPYPAIIQHGRIWGIQCHPEKSQQVGLRILQNFVGIVEKVDK
- the hisB gene encoding imidazoleglycerol-phosphate dehydratase HisB — protein: MPPVTITRATRETDITLSLDLHGSGRAQIDTGIGFFDHMLTLFAAHGLFDLTVEAKGDLHVDEHHTVEDVGICLGKAISQGLGDRSGIVRTAHSYVPMDEALAFVAVDLSGRPYCVFQAEWHTPRIGGLGADLIGHFFESVAIHAAMNLHARVLYGRNDHHQCEALYKAFARALDAATRQDPRRLGVPSTKGTLTV
- a CDS encoding twin-arginine translocation signal domain-containing protein — translated: MFEHSSQPILSRRDFIKRVLAFAALAMAVLFVSLLIGIVGYHVTEGLNWTDSLLNASMILGGMGPVNELKTEAGKIFASFYALFSGIVFLLAMGIFLAPALHRILHRLHFPIDEESS